A region of Coturnix japonica isolate 7356 chromosome 15, Coturnix japonica 2.1, whole genome shotgun sequence DNA encodes the following proteins:
- the PES1 gene encoding pescadillo homolog — protein MGGLEKKKYQRGSATNYITRNKARKKLQLSLPDFRRLCILKGIYPHEPRHKKKVNKGSTAPRTFYLLKDIRFLLHEPIVNKFREYKVFVRKLRKAYGKSEWGTAERLRDNKPTYKLDHIVKERYPTFVDALRDLDDALSMCFLFSTFPRTGKCHVQTIQLCRRLAVEFLNYVIASRSLRKVFLSIKGIYYQAEVLGQPITWVTPYAFAHDHPTDVDYRVMATFTEFYTTLLGFVNFRLYHSLNLHYPPKIDGQAEVELKPVEGKEYAMDSESYLEKLSALSSSLARVVAPAQEDDVEMDEFPVEGETAEQMDARRKEQEALEKHKKLFEGLRFFLNREVPREPLAFIIRCFGGQVSWDKSLCIGATYDVSDPSITHQIVDRPRIEQQVVGRYYLQPQWVFDSVNAKLCLPVADYFPGVLLPPHLSPFVTEQEGDYIPPEKLKLLAMQRGEDPGEESEEEEEEEEGEEEEDDNDKDEEEEEEDESEKEEEIKLKKMEEQKTQSNNKALPVKVTAGKVKLEDKQRLEQEQQSEEKRLAIMMMKKREKYLYKKIMFGKKRKIREANKLAAKRKAHDTAMKEEKKKSKKARRA, from the exons ATGGGGGGGCTGGAGAAGAAGAAG TACCAACGCGGCTCCGCCACCAACTACATCACCCGCAACAAGGCCCGCaagaagctgcagctcagcctgcccGACTTCAG GCGGCTGTGTATCCTGAAGGGTATTTACCCCCACGAGCCCCGGCACAAGAAGAAGGTGAACAAAGGCTCCACCGCCCCGCGGACCTTCTATCTCCTCAAAGACATCAGGTTCCTCCTCCACGAGCCCATCGTCAACAAGTTCCGGGAGTACAAG GTCTTTGTCCGTAAGCTGAGGAAGGCGTATGGGAAGAGTGAGTGGGGGACGGCGGAGCGGCTGAGGGACAACAAACCCACCTACAAGCTCGACCATATTGTGAAGGAGAG GTACCCAACCTTTGTGGACGCACTGCGGGACCTGGATGATGCCCTCTCCATGTGTTTCCTCTTCTCTACCTTCCCACGGACGGGCAAGTGCCACGTGCAGACCATCCAGCTGTGCCGACGTTTGGCTGTTGAGTTCCTCAACTATGTCATCGCCTCCCGCTCACTGCGCAAG GTCTTCCTCTCCATCAAGGGTATCTACTACCAGGCAGAGGTGCTGGGGCAGCCCATCACCTGGGTCACCCCTTACGCTTTTGCCCATGAT CACCCAACAGATGTGGATTATCGTGTGATGGCTACCTTCACTGAGTTCTACACCACCCTGCTGGGCTTCGTCAACTTTCGTCTCTACCACTCACTCAACCTGCACTACCCACCTAAG ATCGATGGCCAGGCTGAGGTTGAGCTGAAGCCTGTGGAAGGCAAGGAGTATGCCATGGATTCAGAGAGCTACCTGGAG AAACTGTCGGCTCTGAGCTCCAGCCTGGCACGTGTGGTGGCACCAGCCCAAGAGGATGATGTGGAGATGGATGAGTTCCCTGTGGAGGGG GAGACTGCTGAGCAGATGGATGCaaggaggaaggagcaggaggcCCTGGAGAAGCACAAAAAGCTGTTTGAAGGGCTACGCTTCTTCCTCAACAGGGAGGTGCCTCGAGAGCCCCTGGCCTTCATCATCCG GTGCTTTGGTGGCCAAGTGTCCTGGGACAAGTCCCTGTGCATTGGTGCCACCTATGATGTGAGTGACCCATCCATCACCCACCAGATAGTTGACCGGCCCCGGATTGAGCAGCAGGTTGTGGGCAG GTATTATCTGCAGCCTCAGTGGGTTTTTGACTCAGTCAATGCCAAGCTGTGTCTCCCTGTAGCCGATTATTTCCCCGGTGTGCTGCTGCCCCCACACCTCTCGCCCTTCGTgacagagcaggaaggagactATATCCCTCCAGAGAAGCTGAAGCTGCTGGCCATGCAGCGAGGCGAGGACCCAG GGGAAGaaagtgaggaggaggaggaagaagaggagggagaggaagaggaggatgacaATGAtaaagatgaggaagaggaggaggaagatgagtccgaaaaggaagaggagattAAATTGAAGAAGATGGAAGAGCAGAAGACTCAGAGCAACAACAAG gctcTTCCCGTGAAGGTGACTGCTGGCAAAGTGAAGCTGGAGGACAAGCAGCGCCTGGAACAGGAGCAGCAAAGCGAGGAGAAGCGCCTGGCCATCatgatgatgaagaaaagggagaaatacCTCTACAAGAAGATCATGTTTGGAAAGAAACGCAAAATCCGAGAG GCAAACAAACTGGCAGCCAAGAGGAAAGCCCACGACACTGCcatgaaagaggagaaaaagaaaagcaagaaggcaCGACGAGCCTGA
- the DUSP18 gene encoding dual specificity protein phosphatase 18 isoform X2, which yields MTASLHLHRHRLSRITPCLFLSDGVAAGNAQLLIANRITTVINVSHELANMLHPGIEYFRVPVADTPSARISACFNSVADLIRNVGERGGRTLLHCAAGVSRSATLCIAYLMKHHAMSLVSAHDWVRSCRPIIRPNNGFWRQLIHYEYLLFGINTVHMVHSPFGMIPDIYERESRMVMY from the coding sequence ATGACAGCCTCACTGCACCTCCACAGGCACAGGCTGTCCCGCATCACCCCCTGCCTCTTCCTCAGCGATGGCGTGGCTGCAGGCAACGCTCAGCTCCTGATTGCCAACCGCATCACCACCGTTATCAACGTCTCCCATGAGCTGGCCAACATGCTGCACCCCGGCATTGAGTACTTCCGCGTCCCGGTGGCTGACACCCCCTCTGCCCGCATCTCCGCCTGTTTCAACTCTGTTGCCGACTTGATCCGCAATGTGGGTGAACGCGGGGGCCGCACGCTGCTGCACTGCGCAGCTGGCGTGAGCAGGTCGGCCACCCTCTGCATAGCCTACCTGATGAAGCACCACGCCATGTCACTGGTCAGCGCCCACGACTGGGTCCGGTCGTGCCGGCCCATCATCCGACCCAACAACGGCTTCTGGCGGCAGCTCATCCACTACGAGTATTTGCTGTTCGGCATCAACACCGTCCACATGGTCCATTCGCCCTTTGGGATGATACCTGATATTTATGAAAGGGAATCGAGGATGGTGATGTACTGA
- the TCN2 gene encoding transcobalamin-2, which yields MWLLLVLLQVAVLPARSCEAPAEAALAVRALGARLLGLAMEPGHDVDPGVYVGLRLGSEHDLRMEQSYLQRLQDVFQGRYGRSLHAASQPSHGHRHNNTHPMPETGRLALYLLGLRATCPPPDPAPQRFPVTWLKYYLEKDWTGSRHHGHPLTSYYQYSLGVLALCVHHKRVREEVIQRLLVAEQHRRFGHVNGNAVDTEAVAALAFACLEKEPHIRAGLAAELRAAVRRARARLVEAQSTDGLIGNTFSTPLAMQVFIATDMCRTQPAYGRAMAALLQHLDSFTSAASMAQALLALNGRSYLGISSMQCQKELDTLTPIFLEALPPGPHNVMVRLMVECPVPECPQQLLYNNPVSAPAGASLLDLLRAAPPQGSQNFTFETRDTVYGPFLTSVQGMAARPKERQYWQLLSGHGTSLQMGIADYRPKDGSTIILRLSKW from the exons ATGTGGCTGCTCCTGGTCCTGCTGCAGGTTGCGGTGCTGCCCGCCCGGTCCTGCG AAGCTCCAGCAGAGGCAGCTTTGGCGGTGCGGGCGTTGGGTGCGCGGCTGCTGGGGCTGGCGATGGAGCCGGGGCACGATGTTGATCCCGGGGTCTACGTGGGGCTGCGCCTCGGCAGCGAGCACGACCTGAGGATGGAGCAGAGTTACCTGCAGCGCCTGCAGGACGTCTTCCAGGGGCGCTACGGCCG GAGTCTGCATGCAGCCAGCCAGCCATCCCACGGCCATCGGCACAACAACAC GCATCCCATGCCGGAGACGGGGCGCCTGGCTCTCTACCTGCTGGGGCTGCGTGCCACCTGCCCCCCACCAGACCCTGCTCCCCAGCGCTTCCCAGTGACATGGCTTAAATACTACCTGGAGAAGGACTGGACAG GCTCCCGGCACCACGGCCATCCTCTCACCAGTTACTACCAGTACAGCCTGGGCGTGCTGGCTCTCTGTGTCCACCACAAGCGGGTGCGTGAGGAGGTGATCCAGCGGCTGCTGGTGGCTGAGCAGCACCGGCGCTTCGGGCACGTGAATGGCAACGCTGTGG acacagaGGCAGTGGCGGCATTGGCCTTTGCCTGCCTGGAGAAAGAGCCACACAtcagggctgggctggcagcagagctgcggGCGGCTGTGCGCAGGGCCAGGGCGAGGCTGGTGGAGGCGCAGAGCACAGACGGCCTCATTGGGAACACCTTCAGCACTCCCTTGGCCATGCAG GTCTTCATTGCCACTGACATGTGCAGGACGCAGCCAGCATACGGCCGTGCcatggctgcactgctgcagcacctggacAGCTTCACCAGCGCTGCCTCCATGGCCCAAGCGCTGCTCGCTCTGAACGGCCGCAGCTACCTGGGCATCAGCTCCATGCAGTGCCAGAAGGAGCTGG ACACACTGACACCCATCTTCTTGGAGGCGCTGCCCCCGGGGCCACACAATGTGATGGTGAGGCTGATGGTGGAGTGCCCGGTGCCGGAGTgtccccagcagctgctgtatAACAACCCGGTGTCTGCACCAGCCGGGGCCTCACTTTTGGacctgctcagagcagccccacCGCAGGGATCCCAAAACTTCAC GTTTGAGACCCGGGACACTGTATATGGCCCCTTCCTGACCTCAGTGCAGGGCATGGCTGCGAGGCCAAAGGAGCGGCAGTACTGGCAGCTGCTCAGCGGGCACGGAACCAGCCTGCAGATGG GCATTGCTGACTACAGACCGAAGGATGGGAGCACCATCATCCTGCGCCTGAGCAAGTGGTAG
- the DUSP18 gene encoding dual specificity protein phosphatase 18 isoform X1, which translates to MEISGVGEYGPATAVWGWQGRRRNSSSHRCCRTKARAMTASLHLHRHRLSRITPCLFLSDGVAAGNAQLLIANRITTVINVSHELANMLHPGIEYFRVPVADTPSARISACFNSVADLIRNVGERGGRTLLHCAAGVSRSATLCIAYLMKHHAMSLVSAHDWVRSCRPIIRPNNGFWRQLIHYEYLLFGINTVHMVHSPFGMIPDIYERESRMVMY; encoded by the exons ATGGAAATCAGTGGAGTGGGGGAATACGGCCCAGCCACTgcagtgtggggctggcag ggaagaaggaggaacagcagcagccaccgCTGTTGCAGGACGAAGGCACGGGCTATGACAGCCTCACTGCACCTCCACAGGCACAGGCTGTCCCGCATCACCCCCTGCCTCTTCCTCAGCGATGGCGTGGCTGCAGGCAACGCTCAGCTCCTGATTGCCAACCGCATCACCACCGTTATCAACGTCTCCCATGAGCTGGCCAACATGCTGCACCCCGGCATTGAGTACTTCCGCGTCCCGGTGGCTGACACCCCCTCTGCCCGCATCTCCGCCTGTTTCAACTCTGTTGCCGACTTGATCCGCAATGTGGGTGAACGCGGGGGCCGCACGCTGCTGCACTGCGCAGCTGGCGTGAGCAGGTCGGCCACCCTCTGCATAGCCTACCTGATGAAGCACCACGCCATGTCACTGGTCAGCGCCCACGACTGGGTCCGGTCGTGCCGGCCCATCATCCGACCCAACAACGGCTTCTGGCGGCAGCTCATCCACTACGAGTATTTGCTGTTCGGCATCAACACCGTCCACATGGTCCATTCGCCCTTTGGGATGATACCTGATATTTATGAAAGGGAATCGAGGATGGTGATGTACTGA
- the SLC35E4 gene encoding solute carrier family 35 member E4 translates to MCPRCPGGDEAAMMAAAGTLLPRRTDPGQPGERPPLRLVLTVAAWLGTGTALAGLNKWIFASHGFRYPLLLSSLHMLAAVALGYPLGWVRGPPPAVRPRARIYLLSLTFCGSVALGNLGLSLVPLDAAQAVHATAPLATLLLSALLRGRRHHPLQYAAMGPVCAGAACSIAGGVRFHQPGGCVLLAATVLRALKSLQQSLLLQEGRLDAVSLLCLTALPSFCLLFGAAVALEVAPAWQGVLRYDGSLWGCVLLSCLGSVLYNLASFCVLSLTSALTIHLLGNITVVGNLLLSRLLFGSSLSALSYLGIALTLAGMFMYQQPQLIARRWALWMRHRSSRHQ, encoded by the exons ATGTGCCCGCGGTGTCCCGGTGGCGATGAAGCAGCGATGATGGCCGCCGCTGGGACCCTCCTACCCCGCAGAACCGACCCGGGGCAGCCGGGGGAACGACCACCGCTGCGGCTGGTGCTCACCGTGGCGGCGTGGCTGGGCACCGGCACCGCTCTGGCCGGCCTCAACAAATGGATTTTCGCCTCCCACGGATTCCGCTAcccgctgctgctctcctccttgCACATGCTGGCGGCCGTGGCGCTGGGTTACCCGCTGGGCTGGGTGCGAGGACCTCCACCTGCCGTCCGGCCCCGGGCACGGATCTACCTGCTGAGCCTCACCTTCTGCGGCAGCGTGGCTCTGGGTAACCTGGGGCTGAGCCTGGTGCCGCTGGACGCAGCTCAGGCCGTGCACGCTACGGCCCCGCTGGCCACCCTGCTGCTGTCGGCGCTGCTGCGGGGCCGCCGGCACCACCCGCTGCAATACGCGGCCATGGGGCCCGTGTGCGCCGGGGCTGCGTGCAGCATCGCCGGGGGGGTCCGCTTCCACCAGCCCGGGGGCTGCGTCCTCCTGGCTGCCACCGTCCTGCGTGCCCTCAAGTCGCTGCAGCAGA gcctgctgctgcaggagggccGCCTGGACGCCGTGTCCCTGCTGTGCCTCACCGCCCTGCCCAGCTTCTGCCTGCTCTTCGGTGCAGCCGTGGCGCTGGAGGTGGCCCCGGCGTGGCAGGGCGTGCTGCGCTACGACGGCTCGTTGTGGGGCTGcgtgctgctcagctgcctggGCTCCGTCCTCTACAACCTGGCCAGCTTCTGTGTCCTGTCCCTCACGTCCGCCCTCACCATCCACCTCCTGGGCAACATCACGGTGGTGGGCAACCTCCTGCTCTCCCGTCTGCTCTTCGGCAGCAGCCTGAGTGCGCTCAGCTACCTGGGCATCGCGCTGACACTGGCCGGGATGTTCATGtaccagcagccacagctgatTGCCCGGCGCTGGGCGCTGTGGATGCGGCACCGATCCTCACGGCACCAGTAG